The DNA region GCATCTGGGCTCTTTTTTCATCCAGTTCATTAATTAAATCCTGCCCTTTCTGGGTAAGCTTGATCCAGACAATCCGCCGGTCCGCCTCGTCCTGCTCCCGGGTCACCAGTCCTAATTTGTAGAGCCGGTTGATTAACCCGGTAATGGCGCTCAAGGTGACCCCTAAACAGGCGGCGATGTCCGTCACCTTCAACTGTCCTTCCCGGGACAGCAGTCTTAATGTAAAAAACTGAATGCCGGTGAGTTCCTCTTCCTGGGTGGACAGCAGCGCTTTGAGGCGGTGGGT from Clostridia bacterium includes:
- a CDS encoding MarR family transcriptional regulator, which produces MENAYLTAARRLDFAASEITHRLKALLSTQEEELTGIQFFTLRLLSREGQLKVTDIAACLGVTLSAITGLINRLYKLGLVTREQDEADRRIVWIKLTQKGQDLINELDEKRAQMLAQLLQDLPPEEFHRLEKLLHYIYERLSKQ